A window of Thermosinus carboxydivorans Nor1 contains these coding sequences:
- a CDS encoding glycosyl hydrolase family 18 protein, whose protein sequence is MTLLRNWKSVAVFLLLVFVFAAVMAGGCSTKPAPKPLPDNPGPGKQAALMPSRMVIGYYENPWPGTPDQTGSFPSMKAFANHMSHVAPFWYKAAADGTLETRESQLVYDTARQAGLKIFPLITYKTGAIDTILSDPAIRTKTINNIVKVVREKPYDGVNIDFELLKPEQKDNLIAFMAELYPKLKAINKTVIVSVFPKVDVHESVHGAYDHGALAKNADFIQVMLYDRHWATSEPGPIAPIDWYEKNLKYAIEQAGGPHKVIAGVGAYGYDWPPDKDRPAETVKYVDAIVLAEKYGAKILYDETVQAPHFKYKGHEVWFENDRSTAAKLDVVAKYNPAGIAIWRLGQEQPEIWPLIDKKFPKGQH, encoded by the coding sequence GTGACGCTTTTGCGAAACTGGAAATCGGTAGCTGTTTTTTTGCTTTTGGTTTTTGTCTTTGCCGCTGTGATGGCAGGTGGGTGCAGCACCAAACCGGCGCCAAAACCGCTTCCTGACAATCCGGGTCCGGGTAAACAAGCGGCGCTTATGCCGTCCCGCATGGTTATCGGCTACTATGAAAATCCCTGGCCGGGCACTCCTGATCAGACCGGGTCTTTCCCCAGCATGAAAGCCTTTGCCAACCATATGAGCCATGTTGCGCCTTTTTGGTATAAGGCGGCCGCCGACGGCACGCTCGAGACGCGAGAGAGTCAACTCGTTTACGACACGGCTAGACAGGCGGGGCTAAAAATCTTTCCGCTCATCACCTATAAAACCGGAGCCATTGATACTATTCTCAGCGACCCGGCCATACGCACCAAAACCATCAACAACATTGTCAAGGTTGTGAGGGAGAAGCCTTATGACGGCGTCAATATTGACTTTGAACTGTTAAAGCCGGAGCAAAAAGATAATTTAATCGCCTTTATGGCTGAGCTTTATCCGAAACTGAAGGCCATCAACAAGACGGTGATTGTTTCGGTGTTTCCTAAGGTGGATGTCCACGAGAGCGTCCACGGCGCGTATGATCATGGCGCATTGGCCAAAAACGCCGATTTCATCCAGGTGATGCTGTACGACCGCCATTGGGCGACTTCTGAGCCAGGCCCTATTGCGCCGATAGACTGGTATGAAAAGAACTTGAAGTACGCGATTGAGCAGGCTGGTGGGCCGCACAAAGTTATTGCCGGTGTGGGCGCCTATGGTTACGACTGGCCGCCGGATAAAGACAGACCGGCTGAAACGGTCAAATATGTCGATGCCATCGTGCTGGCGGAGAAATACGGCGCTAAGATTTTATACGACGAGACAGTGCAGGCGCCCCACTTCAAATACAAGGGCCATGAAGTCTGGTTTGAAAACGATCGGAGTACTGCCGCAAAATTGGATGTGGTGGCCAAGTATAACCCGGCCGGCATTGCGATCTGGCGGTTAGGGCAGGAACAGCCGGAAATTTGGCCGCTAATTGACAAGAAATTCCCGAAAGGACAACATTAA
- the garD gene encoding galactarate dehydratase, with translation MNLPNKNKKQEQPLYIKVNSKDNVAIIVNTGGLPGGTTFPCGLQLREHVPQGHKVALTDLAQGDAIIRYGEVIGYAVRPIAKGSWIDESLVTMPAAPGLDELPLGNRVPPMLPPLEGYTFEGYRNANGTVGTKNILGISASVQCVAGVLDYAVKKIKEEILPKYPNVDDVVALNHNYGCGVAINAPEAVVPIRTLQNLAVHPNFGGEIMVVGLGCEKLLPEQLVPGLDKTNILTLQEQQGFTNMVQAIMKMAEERLVKLNRRRRVTCPVSDLVVGLQCGGSDAFSGVTANPAVGYAADLLVRAGATVLFSEVTEVRDAIHLLTPRVVNEEVGRALIREMKYYDRYLDLGEVDRSANTAPGNKKGGLANIVEKALGSIAKSGSSPITEVLAPGEKPKRKGLIYAATPASDFICGTLQLASGIHVQVFTTGRGTPYGLAVAPVIKVSTRTALAEQWPDLIDVNAGTIATGEATIEEVGWEIFRLILDVASGRKKTWADHWGLYNALCLFNPGPVT, from the coding sequence ATGAATTTGCCTAATAAAAATAAAAAACAAGAACAACCCCTATATATTAAAGTAAATTCAAAAGACAATGTTGCCATTATTGTCAATACAGGTGGATTGCCGGGTGGAACTACTTTTCCTTGCGGTCTTCAGCTACGGGAACATGTACCTCAAGGACATAAAGTAGCATTAACAGATTTGGCTCAAGGCGATGCAATTATTCGCTATGGCGAAGTGATTGGTTATGCTGTGCGTCCAATCGCTAAAGGCAGCTGGATAGATGAATCCTTAGTAACAATGCCGGCAGCTCCGGGGCTTGATGAATTACCCCTCGGTAATAGAGTGCCGCCTATGCTTCCGCCGCTTGAAGGTTATACGTTTGAAGGGTACCGCAACGCAAACGGCACTGTTGGAACTAAAAATATTCTGGGAATCAGCGCAAGCGTGCAATGTGTCGCCGGTGTTTTGGACTATGCGGTCAAAAAAATTAAAGAAGAAATTCTTCCAAAATATCCTAATGTAGATGATGTAGTAGCATTAAATCACAATTACGGTTGTGGGGTAGCAATTAATGCTCCGGAAGCGGTTGTGCCCATTCGAACGCTGCAGAATCTCGCTGTTCACCCAAATTTTGGCGGCGAAATTATGGTTGTCGGATTAGGTTGTGAAAAGCTGTTGCCCGAACAGTTGGTACCAGGCTTGGATAAGACAAATATCCTGACGCTTCAAGAACAGCAAGGATTTACTAATATGGTACAGGCCATTATGAAAATGGCAGAAGAACGATTGGTGAAACTCAATAGGCGTCGCCGTGTTACCTGTCCTGTTTCTGATTTGGTTGTTGGTTTACAATGTGGCGGTAGTGATGCATTCTCTGGTGTTACAGCCAATCCAGCTGTAGGCTATGCGGCTGATCTGCTGGTACGTGCCGGGGCAACGGTGCTGTTTTCTGAAGTTACCGAGGTGCGCGATGCTATTCATTTGCTTACTCCCAGAGTGGTGAATGAGGAAGTTGGTCGTGCGCTGATCAGGGAGATGAAATACTACGACAGGTATTTAGATCTTGGAGAAGTAGACCGTAGCGCCAATACAGCACCCGGAAATAAAAAGGGTGGATTGGCGAACATTGTGGAAAAGGCACTTGGCTCAATAGCCAAGTCTGGCAGCAGTCCTATAACCGAGGTTTTAGCGCCAGGTGAAAAACCGAAGAGGAAAGGGCTTATTTATGCAGCGACGCCGGCTAGTGATTTTATCTGCGGTACGTTGCAACTTGCTTCTGGAATACATGTTCAAGTTTTTACAACTGGCCGAGGAACACCTTATGGATTGGCTGTAGCGCCGGTAATCAAGGTTTCTACCCGTACGGCTTTGGCCGAGCAATGGCCCGATCTCATTGACGTAAATGCTGGGACAATCGCAACCGGCGAGGCAACCATTGAAGAGGTTGGCTGGGAAATTTTTAGACTAATTCTTGATGTGGCAAGCGGCAGAAAGAAGACTTGGGCAGATCATTGGGGCCTATACAATGCTTTATGTTTGTTTAATCCCGGGCCGGTAACCTGA
- a CDS encoding dicarboxylate/amino acid:cation symporter translates to MAEVKKGKGMGLTTQIFIGLFLGIIFGYVFPQYGQQLKPVGDMFIRMIKMIVVPLIFSSLIMGIAGTGDFKKLGRLGAKAIIWFEVATTAALIVGLAVVNIFKPGVGVSVSGVDAGAAAAAAKKSIDMMQMVVNIVPTNIVDAMARGDMLQIVFFSTFFGVAAAAMGPTGEPVVKLAHSVAEIMFKFTWYVMKLAPIGVFALIAFTVGKFGLGMLIPLAKLILSLYLALLLFIFVVLMGASAILRVNFFHLMRAIKEPILIAFSTASSEAALPLAMEKLEKFGVPKHIVTFVLPTGYTFNLDGSTLYSALAVVFIAQVYGVPFELPQQLLMVLTLMLSTKGIAAVPGASLIVIAGTVAAFGLPVEGVAIILGVDRILDMGRTVCNLIGNCVAAVVVARWEKELPDEVLQVAYSRSYDD, encoded by the coding sequence ATGGCAGAAGTCAAAAAAGGCAAAGGTATGGGACTTACCACGCAAATCTTTATTGGCCTTTTCCTTGGTATTATTTTTGGTTATGTGTTTCCTCAGTACGGTCAGCAACTCAAACCGGTCGGCGACATGTTCATCCGGATGATTAAGATGATTGTCGTGCCGCTGATTTTCAGCTCGCTCATCATGGGTATTGCCGGTACCGGCGACTTCAAAAAGCTGGGTCGCCTCGGCGCCAAAGCAATTATCTGGTTTGAAGTCGCCACGACAGCGGCGCTGATTGTCGGATTGGCCGTGGTTAATATCTTCAAGCCCGGGGTGGGCGTGTCTGTCTCCGGGGTGGACGCCGGCGCCGCTGCCGCCGCTGCGAAAAAGTCCATTGACATGATGCAGATGGTCGTTAATATCGTCCCGACCAATATCGTGGATGCCATGGCCCGCGGCGACATGCTGCAAATCGTCTTCTTCTCCACCTTCTTTGGTGTTGCCGCCGCGGCAATGGGCCCCACGGGTGAACCGGTGGTCAAACTGGCCCATAGCGTTGCGGAAATCATGTTCAAGTTTACCTGGTATGTTATGAAGCTGGCCCCGATCGGCGTTTTTGCCCTCATTGCCTTTACCGTCGGCAAGTTCGGTTTGGGCATGCTTATCCCGTTGGCCAAGCTTATCTTGTCGCTGTACCTTGCGCTGCTTCTTTTCATTTTCGTCGTCCTGATGGGGGCCTCGGCTATTTTGCGCGTCAACTTCTTCCATCTGATGCGGGCCATTAAGGAACCCATTCTGATTGCCTTCTCCACTGCGTCCAGTGAAGCAGCGTTGCCGCTGGCGATGGAGAAATTGGAGAAGTTTGGCGTTCCCAAGCATATCGTCACCTTTGTGCTGCCGACAGGCTATACCTTCAACCTGGACGGTTCCACCCTCTACAGCGCGTTGGCCGTTGTTTTCATCGCCCAGGTATATGGCGTGCCGTTCGAACTGCCCCAGCAGCTTCTTATGGTGCTGACGCTGATGCTGTCTACTAAGGGTATTGCGGCCGTGCCGGGCGCGTCTCTCATCGTTATTGCCGGTACTGTCGCCGCTTTCGGTCTCCCGGTAGAAGGCGTGGCCATCATTTTGGGCGTTGACCGTATCCTCGACATGGGCCGCACGGTTTGCAACCTGATCGGCAACTGCGTCGCCGCCGTTGTCGTAGCTCGCTGGGAAAAAGAACTGCCCGACGAAGTGCTGCAGGTGGCCTACAGCCGCAGCTACGACGATTAA
- a CDS encoding MTH1187 family thiamine-binding protein encodes MAIVEVTIAPLGVGTSISQYVAACHKVLEQAKDLKYQLTPMATVIEGDLDRIMEVIRQMHEVPFEAGAQRVSTLIRIDDRRDKELTMAGKIKAVQEKL; translated from the coding sequence ATGGCAATTGTGGAAGTGACCATTGCGCCTCTTGGCGTAGGCACAAGCATCAGCCAGTATGTGGCCGCCTGCCATAAGGTGCTGGAACAGGCCAAAGACCTCAAATACCAGTTGACGCCAATGGCGACGGTAATTGAAGGCGACCTGGACCGGATTATGGAGGTCATCCGGCAAATGCACGAAGTGCCATTTGAGGCCGGAGCGCAAAGGGTGTCGACTCTCATCCGCATTGATGACCGCCGCGACAAGGAATTGACGATGGCGGGAAAAATCAAAGCCGTACAAGAAAAACTATAA
- a CDS encoding molybdopterin-binding protein: MSIKKVKVEEAVGMVLGHDITKIVPGEYKGPAFKKGHIIRKEDIPHLKNIGKDHIFLIDMAPGHIHENEAVMRMAKAVAGANVVWTEPVEGRVNIKAATDGLLKVKPEAVLAINCIEHAVLSTLHDNRLVRAGDLLAGVKVVPLVVDETLVAAVEEAAREYGPVISVKPLRRLKVGLIITGNEVFYGRIQDRYAPVLIEKLNKFGTDLLAIVYKPDDRDAITAAILDFKQQGADVVIATGGMSVDPDDVTPEAIRAAGAAVVSYGSPVLPGAMFMLAYLDDTAVIGMPACGMYAKTTVFDLVFPRILAGERLSKRDIAALGYGGLCINCSVCSYPHCPFGK; the protein is encoded by the coding sequence ATGAGCATCAAAAAGGTAAAGGTTGAAGAAGCGGTTGGGATGGTGCTGGGCCATGATATTACTAAAATCGTCCCAGGAGAGTATAAGGGGCCGGCATTTAAAAAAGGGCATATTATTCGGAAGGAAGATATTCCGCATCTGAAAAATATCGGCAAGGATCATATTTTCCTTATCGATATGGCTCCCGGGCACATCCATGAAAACGAGGCCGTTATGCGGATGGCCAAAGCGGTGGCCGGTGCCAACGTGGTCTGGACTGAGCCGGTGGAAGGCCGAGTGAATATTAAAGCCGCAACCGACGGCCTTCTGAAAGTCAAGCCGGAAGCAGTGTTGGCCATCAATTGTATTGAGCATGCCGTTTTGTCTACCCTGCACGATAACCGCCTGGTGCGAGCCGGGGATCTTTTGGCCGGCGTCAAGGTAGTGCCGTTGGTTGTAGACGAAACGCTGGTAGCGGCTGTAGAAGAGGCGGCACGCGAGTACGGTCCGGTTATTTCCGTTAAGCCGCTTAGACGATTAAAAGTTGGTCTGATTATCACCGGCAACGAGGTTTTTTATGGTCGGATTCAAGATCGTTATGCCCCGGTTTTGATCGAGAAGTTGAATAAATTCGGAACGGATTTGCTTGCTATCGTCTACAAGCCTGATGACCGGGACGCCATTACGGCGGCCATTCTGGACTTTAAACAGCAGGGGGCCGATGTGGTGATTGCCACCGGCGGCATGTCGGTCGACCCTGATGATGTTACTCCCGAGGCGATTCGGGCCGCCGGCGCGGCAGTAGTGAGCTATGGCTCGCCGGTGCTGCCCGGCGCCATGTTCATGCTTGCCTATTTGGATGACACGGCGGTTATCGGTATGCCGGCTTGTGGCATGTATGCCAAGACGACCGTTTTTGATCTTGTGTTTCCGCGCATCCTGGCCGGTGAGCGGCTGAGTAAACGGGACATTGCCGCACTGGGTTACGGCGGCTTGTGTATCAACTGTTCAGTCTGCTCCTATCCCCACTGCCCCTTCGGAAAATAA
- a CDS encoding FAD:protein FMN transferase, with product MLNYRRFVVLLLALLLALLAAGCGLANFTTPKPYKETQFLMDTIIEITAYGPGSEQAVKAAFGEFKRIHDLANQFDPNSQLAKINDQAGKSKVSVDPELVHLLKRAKELSAQVEGAFDFSIGPLTELWGIGRKGDFVPTQAEINALLPLVDYRLVEVDEVHNTVYLPKPGMRLDLGGIAKGYATDKAVEKLKAMGVKSALVNAGGNVRVIGVKPDGAPWRIGIQHPRRSEDIIAKLALTDWDTLQTSGDYQRFIERNGVRYAHILDPRTGRQPQEVASVTVALNNSTDGDVLSTALFVLGVERGMQLLQKFPGVEAVFVTQDGRVVTTPGLAGKIEITGK from the coding sequence ATGCTCAATTACCGTCGATTTGTGGTGCTTTTGCTGGCGTTGCTGCTGGCCCTGCTGGCGGCCGGCTGCGGCTTAGCCAACTTTACTACGCCTAAGCCATACAAGGAAACGCAGTTTTTAATGGATACAATCATTGAAATTACCGCCTACGGGCCGGGGAGCGAACAGGCGGTCAAAGCGGCGTTCGGCGAATTTAAGCGCATTCACGACCTTGCTAACCAGTTTGATCCCAATAGCCAGCTAGCCAAGATCAATGACCAGGCCGGCAAAAGCAAGGTAAGCGTAGACCCCGAGCTTGTGCATTTGCTTAAACGGGCTAAAGAGCTCTCTGCCCAGGTGGAAGGGGCCTTTGATTTCAGCATCGGGCCGCTAACCGAGCTATGGGGCATCGGCCGCAAGGGTGATTTTGTTCCTACCCAGGCGGAAATAAACGCCCTTTTGCCGCTAGTGGACTACCGTCTGGTAGAGGTGGATGAGGTGCATAACACGGTATACTTGCCCAAACCGGGGATGCGCTTGGATTTGGGCGGCATCGCCAAAGGGTATGCTACTGACAAGGCGGTGGAAAAGCTAAAAGCTATGGGGGTTAAATCGGCCCTTGTTAACGCCGGCGGCAATGTACGGGTAATCGGCGTTAAACCGGACGGCGCCCCGTGGCGCATTGGCATCCAGCATCCGCGGCGGAGTGAGGACATTATCGCCAAGCTGGCCTTAACCGACTGGGATACTTTACAAACATCGGGCGACTATCAGCGGTTTATTGAGAGGAATGGGGTCCGCTACGCCCATATTCTTGATCCGCGGACAGGCCGCCAGCCCCAGGAAGTGGCCAGCGTTACCGTCGCCTTAAATAATTCGACCGACGGCGATGTTTTAAGTACCGCCCTTTTTGTTCTGGGCGTTGAGCGAGGAATGCAGCTTTTGCAAAAATTCCCCGGCGTTGAGGCGGTATTTGTTACCCAGGACGGCCGGGTAGTAACGACGCCGGGCCTCGCCGGCAAGATCGAAATTACTGGGAAATAG
- a CDS encoding Glu/Leu/Phe/Val family dehydrogenase has translation MQNIFEMAKKNLEKAAAAMKLDPKVAKILEQPERTLEVSIPVTMDDGRIEVFTGYRSQHNTALGPAKGGIRFHQDVTMDEVKTLAFWMTFKCAVIGLPYGGGKGGVVVDPRKLSRSELERLSRGYIQRIAPIIGEYDDIPAPDVNTDSRIMGWMVDEYSRLRGHNVPGVITGKPKTIGGSAGRGSATGRGVMFCVREAFNVLGIDKSQATVAVQGFGNVGGFSAKLIHDLGAKVVAVSDVNGGIYNEEGLNPYDVEKYVKETGSVVGYPGAKAVSNKELLELPVTVLVPAALEGQITAENADRIKAQVIAEGANGPTTPEADEILSAKGVMVIPDILANAGGVTVSYFEWVQNLYRYYWSEREVHAREEELMVKAFNEVYKASQKYQVNMRVAAYIVALERLSEAMKLRGWI, from the coding sequence ATGCAAAATATTTTTGAGATGGCCAAGAAGAACCTCGAAAAAGCGGCTGCGGCTATGAAACTTGACCCCAAGGTGGCCAAGATCCTTGAGCAACCGGAGCGGACGCTGGAGGTAAGCATACCCGTTACGATGGACGACGGGCGGATTGAGGTATTTACCGGCTACCGCTCGCAGCACAACACTGCGCTCGGACCGGCTAAAGGCGGCATTCGTTTTCACCAGGACGTGACCATGGACGAGGTCAAGACGCTGGCTTTCTGGATGACTTTTAAATGCGCCGTTATTGGACTGCCCTATGGTGGAGGCAAGGGTGGGGTTGTCGTAGATCCGCGCAAGTTGTCCCGCAGTGAACTGGAGCGGCTGTCCCGGGGTTATATTCAGCGGATTGCCCCGATCATTGGCGAATATGACGATATTCCGGCGCCGGATGTAAATACCGATTCGCGCATTATGGGCTGGATGGTAGACGAATATAGCCGCTTGCGCGGCCATAACGTTCCCGGGGTTATTACCGGCAAGCCCAAAACCATCGGCGGTTCGGCGGGCCGTGGCTCGGCTACCGGCCGGGGTGTGATGTTCTGCGTACGGGAAGCTTTCAACGTTTTAGGTATCGACAAGTCCCAAGCCACCGTAGCCGTACAGGGCTTTGGCAATGTCGGCGGCTTTTCGGCCAAACTCATTCATGACCTGGGGGCCAAGGTAGTGGCCGTTAGCGATGTCAATGGCGGCATCTACAACGAAGAAGGCCTTAATCCCTATGATGTGGAGAAATATGTCAAGGAGACGGGCTCGGTGGTCGGTTATCCTGGCGCTAAGGCCGTCAGCAACAAGGAACTGCTTGAACTGCCTGTGACCGTGCTGGTGCCGGCGGCGCTCGAAGGTCAGATTACCGCCGAAAATGCCGACCGCATTAAGGCCCAAGTCATTGCCGAAGGGGCTAATGGTCCGACAACGCCGGAAGCCGACGAAATCCTGAGCGCTAAGGGCGTCATGGTCATTCCCGACATTCTCGCCAACGCCGGCGGGGTAACGGTCAGCTATTTCGAATGGGTGCAGAACCTGTACCGGTACTACTGGAGCGAACGGGAAGTCCACGCCCGTGAAGAAGAACTGATGGTGAAAGCCTTCAACGAAGTTTATAAAGCTTCGCAGAAATATCAAGTGAATATGCGCGTAGCCGCCTATATCGTCGCTCTCGAACGCCTGTCCGAAGCGATGAAACTGCGTGGTTGGATTTAA
- a CDS encoding type 1 glutamine amidotransferase domain-containing protein, with amino-acid sequence MAKVMLLIEDGFEEMEALYPYYRMKEAGHTVDVVAPAKGVYKGKYGYPLTATLTPNEVNVADYAGLIIPGGQAPDRMRVHDGLVDLVKQADKAGLVVAAICHGPQMLIEADIVRGRNVTCYKSILTDVLNAGAIYHDLEVIIDGKLITSRLPADLPAFCKEILKLLPK; translated from the coding sequence ATGGCTAAGGTAATGCTGCTAATTGAGGACGGTTTTGAAGAAATGGAAGCCCTGTATCCTTACTACCGTATGAAAGAAGCGGGTCACACCGTAGATGTGGTCGCTCCGGCCAAAGGCGTTTATAAAGGCAAATACGGCTATCCGCTCACGGCGACCTTGACGCCGAACGAAGTAAACGTGGCTGATTATGCAGGGCTCATTATTCCCGGCGGCCAGGCGCCCGACCGGATGCGCGTGCATGACGGCCTGGTGGACCTAGTGAAGCAGGCCGACAAAGCCGGCCTGGTGGTAGCGGCAATTTGCCACGGGCCGCAAATGCTTATTGAGGCCGACATCGTGCGCGGCCGCAATGTTACCTGTTATAAGTCCATTTTGACGGATGTTCTCAATGCCGGCGCTATTTACCATGACCTGGAGGTCATCATCGACGGCAAGCTGATTACATCGCGGTTGCCAGCTGATTTGCCGGCTTTTTGCAAAGAGATCCTAAAATTATTGCCGAAATAA
- a CDS encoding NUDIX hydrolase, whose protein sequence is MQGRDFCDRLQKLLAARHGDIGNKSDFFRSAVLLPLVDTAEGLAVLFEVRSGNLAWQPGEICFPGGRIEASDQSALAAAVRETAEELGLAPAQIRPLGPLDWVIGQIGVLLYPFVGYLAADVADLKPNREEVAEVFTVPLVWLLAAQPQVGHMEMATRPLSDFPFHLLADYSPDWKPRITYPVWFYQYGARVIWGLTARVLKGFLDLCREMERPSENLPTNPSKICLPDR, encoded by the coding sequence ATGCAGGGCAGGGATTTTTGCGACCGGCTGCAAAAGCTGCTGGCCGCTCGACATGGTGATATCGGCAATAAAAGCGACTTTTTCCGCTCTGCTGTTTTACTCCCCTTGGTGGATACCGCCGAGGGTCTGGCAGTGCTGTTCGAAGTGCGCTCCGGCAACTTGGCCTGGCAGCCCGGCGAAATCTGTTTTCCCGGAGGCAGGATCGAAGCAAGTGACCAGAGTGCATTGGCGGCGGCGGTAAGGGAAACAGCCGAAGAACTTGGCCTTGCCCCGGCGCAGATCCGCCCGCTGGGGCCGCTGGACTGGGTCATCGGCCAAATTGGGGTATTATTATATCCCTTTGTCGGCTATCTGGCGGCCGATGTGGCGGACCTCAAACCGAACAGGGAAGAAGTGGCCGAAGTTTTTACTGTGCCGTTGGTCTGGCTTTTGGCTGCCCAGCCCCAGGTCGGACATATGGAAATGGCTACCCGGCCGCTATCTGACTTTCCCTTCCATCTTTTGGCTGACTATTCGCCGGACTGGAAGCCGCGGATCACTTATCCTGTCTGGTTTTACCAATATGGCGCCCGTGTTATTTGGGGACTGACGGCGCGGGTCCTGAAAGGTTTTCTTGACTTGTGCCGGGAAATGGAACGGCCTTCCGAAAATTTACCAACAAACCCGTCCAAAATTTGCTTGCCTGATCGCTAA
- a CDS encoding heavy-metal-associated domain-containing protein: MCKHCGCHGGKLEKATLTVEGMSCGHCKATVEKAVRGLPGVMAAEVDLAAKTLKVEFDDEKSSLADIKKAVEDAGYTVK; the protein is encoded by the coding sequence ATGTGCAAACATTGCGGCTGTCATGGAGGTAAACTGGAAAAAGCGACGCTTACTGTGGAAGGTATGAGCTGCGGTCATTGCAAAGCGACGGTGGAAAAGGCCGTCCGCGGTCTGCCGGGCGTAATGGCCGCTGAAGTTGATTTGGCGGCAAAAACGCTCAAAGTTGAGTTTGACGACGAAAAATCCAGCTTGGCCGACATCAAAAAAGCGGTGGAAGATGCCGGTTATACCGTGAAATAA
- the thpR gene encoding RNA 2',3'-cyclic phosphodiesterase, with the protein MRLFIGIEFPEDILDKLGQTQDYLRRYVSSGRFTAKHNMHLTLQFLGEVAEDKVGDICRCLQQVAKEHSPLRLALGALGCFGQNNPYRVVWVGLGGDLTALNRLQRAIVLGMKDLGFIPENRPYKPHITLARDVWFTDAQAYQQALRLTAGGTSFSVKSFSLISSAVEEKKRVYRSLATFEL; encoded by the coding sequence ATGCGGTTGTTTATCGGCATCGAGTTTCCGGAAGACATACTTGATAAACTGGGACAAACGCAGGACTATTTGCGGCGGTATGTCAGCAGCGGACGGTTTACGGCTAAACATAATATGCACCTCACGCTTCAGTTCTTAGGCGAAGTAGCGGAGGATAAAGTGGGGGATATATGCCGTTGTCTGCAGCAAGTAGCCAAAGAGCACAGCCCTTTGCGCCTTGCCCTTGGGGCGTTAGGCTGCTTTGGGCAAAACAATCCTTACCGCGTTGTCTGGGTGGGATTAGGCGGTGACTTGACCGCGCTGAACCGACTGCAGCGTGCTATTGTCCTGGGGATGAAGGATCTGGGTTTTATTCCGGAAAACCGGCCTTATAAGCCGCATATAACTCTTGCCCGGGATGTCTGGTTTACCGATGCCCAAGCATACCAGCAGGCGCTGCGGCTAACCGCTGGCGGCACCAGCTTTTCTGTAAAAAGTTTTTCCTTAATATCTAGTGCTGTTGAAGAGAAAAAGAGAGTATACCGCTCATTGGCTACCTTTGAATTGTAA